One window of the Sulfitobacter alexandrii genome contains the following:
- a CDS encoding polysaccharide biosynthesis protein, with amino-acid sequence MLNLIKSFSKRQKRGILLTLDSVLVVLSIMFAIVAQALPGGLLENMIAYIPVLPYVLLVGIGVSMWLGVCSIQLNSYETAAIGMTGVFAMFLTITSIVVSNVLGLGMPLGVHLVFGAAFFSSVVISRAVLLQLVLAIYRRSTSRCRVLIYGAGTTGTQLVSALRGHENIEPVAFVDDNAAIQGLSVAQLPVYNPLRIADVARDKKIDRVLLAVPSLSLPKQAQIARRLEKMGLEVQTLPSFAQLIGEEALVDKLTPLSAQRFLNRAEVDDTITETTACYTQKVVLVSGAGGSIGAELCRQVLERRPKKLVLFELSEFALYNADMELRQLSENREIEIVPVLGSITDARQVRKVMADHGVQIVLHAAAYKHVPLVEANPLAGLVNNVFGTQTLAEQAAKAGVERFILISSDKAVRPTNIMGASKRLAELVIQDMARRSATKGGGTIFSMVRFGNVLGSSGSVVPLFQDQLSRGGPLTVTDKLVERYFMTVQEAVRLVLQAGAMAQGGEVFVLDMGKPVSIYQLARQVIESAGYTLRDEDNPDGDIEIEFTGLRAGEKMVEELTLSGERFPTQHPKIFSTREEGLSEIEIASATRRLREAFVASNEEMARGVVMRWVEGYARHARERKTS; translated from the coding sequence ATGCTGAACCTGATCAAGTCATTTTCCAAGCGCCAGAAGCGCGGCATCCTTCTTACGCTCGATTCCGTTCTGGTAGTCCTGTCCATCATGTTCGCGATCGTGGCGCAGGCGTTGCCGGGCGGCCTGCTGGAGAACATGATCGCCTACATCCCCGTCCTGCCTTACGTGCTGCTGGTGGGGATCGGCGTGTCCATGTGGCTTGGGGTCTGTTCGATCCAGTTGAACTCTTACGAGACCGCGGCCATCGGCATGACCGGCGTCTTCGCGATGTTTCTCACCATCACCTCGATCGTCGTGTCGAACGTGCTGGGTCTGGGGATGCCGCTGGGCGTCCATCTGGTGTTCGGCGCGGCATTCTTTTCTTCGGTGGTCATCAGCCGGGCGGTGCTGCTTCAACTCGTGCTCGCGATCTACCGACGTTCGACGTCGCGCTGCCGGGTTCTGATTTACGGTGCCGGCACGACCGGAACGCAGCTGGTTTCCGCACTCCGGGGACACGAGAACATCGAGCCGGTGGCCTTCGTCGACGACAATGCCGCGATCCAGGGTCTGAGCGTGGCGCAACTGCCGGTCTACAACCCGCTCCGCATCGCCGATGTCGCCCGCGACAAGAAGATCGACCGGGTGCTTCTGGCCGTTCCATCGCTGAGCCTGCCCAAGCAGGCGCAGATCGCGCGGCGTCTGGAAAAGATGGGGCTCGAGGTGCAGACGCTGCCTTCCTTTGCCCAGCTCATCGGCGAGGAGGCGCTGGTCGACAAGCTGACGCCGCTTTCCGCTCAGCGTTTTCTCAACCGGGCCGAGGTGGACGATACGATAACCGAGACCACGGCGTGCTATACCCAGAAGGTCGTTTTGGTTTCGGGCGCTGGCGGCTCCATCGGCGCCGAACTCTGCCGGCAGGTGCTGGAACGCCGACCGAAGAAGCTGGTGCTGTTCGAGCTCAGCGAATTCGCGCTCTACAACGCGGACATGGAACTGCGCCAACTGTCCGAGAACCGGGAGATCGAGATCGTTCCGGTTCTGGGGTCGATCACCGATGCGCGGCAGGTCCGCAAGGTGATGGCGGACCACGGGGTTCAGATCGTTCTGCACGCAGCCGCGTACAAGCACGTGCCGCTGGTCGAAGCGAATCCCCTGGCGGGACTGGTGAACAATGTCTTCGGCACCCAGACGCTGGCCGAACAGGCCGCCAAGGCCGGGGTGGAGCGGTTCATCCTGATTTCCAGCGACAAGGCCGTGCGGCCGACCAACATCATGGGCGCGTCCAAGCGGCTCGCGGAACTGGTCATTCAGGATATGGCCCGACGCTCCGCGACCAAGGGCGGCGGCACGATCTTTTCCATGGTCCGGTTCGGCAACGTGCTGGGGTCGTCCGGTTCCGTCGTGCCCCTGTTTCAAGACCAGCTGAGCCGGGGCGGCCCGCTGACAGTGACCGACAAGCTGGTGGAGCGGTACTTCATGACCGTTCAGGAGGCGGTAAGGCTGGTGTTGCAGGCGGGGGCGATGGCCCAGGGCGGCGAAGTCTTCGTGCTGGACATGGGCAAGCCCGTATCCATCTACCAGCTCGCGCGGCAGGTCATCGAAAGCGCGGGCTACACCCTCCGGGACGAGGACAATCCTGACGGCGACATCGAGATCGAATTCACTGGTCTGCGCGCGGGCGAGAAGATGGTTGAAGAACTGACCCTCTCTGGCGAGCGGTTCCCCACACAGCATCCCAAGATTTTTTCAACGCGGGAGGAAGGGCTTTCGGAGATCGAGATCGCGTCGGCCACGCGCCGCCTGCGCGAGGCGTTCGTCGCCTCGAACGAGGAAATGGCGCGGGGTGTCGTGATGCGGTGGGTCGAAGGGTATGCCCGTCATGCGCGGGAGCGTAAAACCTCCTGA